Below is a window of Penaeus monodon isolate SGIC_2016 chromosome 26, NSTDA_Pmon_1, whole genome shotgun sequence DNA.
CCTATGTTACCGTGGCGACGCTGaggcaataagaaaagaaaaactgtttCTGAGCTgcaggattttattattattattattattatttttaccgtcTACTCACCCAGAAGAGGAATTCACTCAAAGCTTTTTATTACACCTAAGCATTGAGTGTTCTTATCAGCGAGTTCTCTTTACATTTACAGCGAAGAACACACATTACCGGACCCTGTTATATATGGGAGTACTTCCGAGAGTGTAGGGCGAGAGGGCTTCCCGTGGGCTGGTGAATGTGCCCCCTTCCTCAATATTTCGGCCCTAAttcgccatccgccgcttggttAGATGATATTTAGGGCTTTCCTCCGACAGTATATcccacattatatacacacagccTAAATGCAATAttgaaacaaaaagggaaaggagaatcaatgtataaaatataaaagtttaccATACGTAcagattcattttttaaatactcCTACGAGGATGCTCTCTCATTTAAGGGCACACTACTACATTCCCTTGAAACGTACTGTGTGAAGATTATGCAGTTTTAGACAAACAAATGGACATGTATTATCCTTGATAATAGAAAGTCCTTGTTTTTGTTAATGAGTTCTTCACGTAAAGATTAAGCGGTTatatcttgtaatatatatacggagagacaaaggaagaaaacatTGCTTTCcattgtttttaaagaaaatctggcttgttttttttattatctaaggAGTTAGGTtacttaaaaattaataaactaacacatatgatgaccAGATTAATGTAAATTGTTTGTTTAATGGTCACATATGTAGTTTCCAAGGGGGTAAGTTTAATTTTGTTGAGAATTaaggtgtcagtgtgtgtgtgtgtgtgtgtgtgtgtgtgtgtgtgtgtgtgtgtgtgtgtgtgtgtgtgtgtgtgtgtgtgtgtgtgtgtgtgtgtgtgtgtgtgtgtgtgtgtgtgtgtgtgtgtgtgtgtgtgtgtgtggatgtggatgtaggTGAGTGTGTACGCACATATATGTTTGaattggtatatacatacatgcatacaaacatgcatacattcataaatatatatatatatatatatatatatatatatatatatatatatatatatatatatatatatatatatatatatataatatatatatatatatatatatattatatatatatatatatatatatatatatatatatatatatatatatattatattatctatatatacacaatccatacaatcacacaacacacacacacacacacacacacacacacacacacacacacacacacacacacacaaacacacaccacacacacacacacacacacacacacacacacacacacacacacacacacacacacacacacacacgcacacgcacacgcacaatagAGTCTTAGCCCTGCTTTTGACCTATTGTAGACCATTCTTGCTGCcgatttatcatttcatttttctacgCTGATGGATTACTAATCATACTACCGTTAATAACGTTTGGAAAAAAATGCGATTCTAGATGTTTCTACTCAAGCATTGTCCAATCTAAGAAACACTTTTAAGAcgctcattactattattactagtttgatttcatcatcaccatcatcatcatcgtcattgtcataatcgtcatcattatcatcatcatcactatgatattgatgataataatcatcttttctaaaactattatcattagtatttatcaatatctttctgtattattattgtttcattatcattattgttattattattattattattattattatcattattattattattattattattattattattattattattattattattattattattattattattattattattattattattataatgataataataataataactataataataataataataatagcaataataataataataataataataataataataataataataataataataataattattatcattattattattattattattatcattattattattattattattattattatattattattattattaatattatattattattattattattattattatttattattattatatattacttatattcactattattattatattattatattttttattattattattatcattattattatcaatactgtaattgttatcaatattattattatcattattataattttgaattatcataatcatcatttcatagattttagcattatattatatcattataatatatcacattttttGTCTGTGTTACTCCGTTTAGTGATGGGACTAAGTCCTTAGTACAAGAGGTCTTGTGGACAAGATAAGTTATAGGATATCATGTTAGATAATACACACTTTCTGTGGGACATTTAACTCACACACAGCTTGACATATGTTGATAGTGCATGACTCGGGCTCTTAGACCACGGAATCAGTAGACGAAGAGGCTTGGGAGAGGAGCCATGAAGCTGCTCAACAAGGGGATTTGGAGATGCTGTTATACGTACAGAAGGACTGAGCTCTGCATCACCAGAGCTGTGATACTGCTACTTTGCTGTAGAGAAGCGAAACTTGGACTATCTTGGAGTCCCATATTGATGACTTTTACCACATATTCTTGTGCCaaatcatggagtacagttggtcGGTCCGTCCACCCAACAACAGATACATTATAACTTGAAAAATTCAGGATTGGCgcctcaggctatatggacacttGCTTTGACTACCCGATGGTAATAATGCCCACCAGATTATCTTTTCTAGAGACAATCTCGAGCGGAGGAAGCCTGTAGCTCGACCTAGCAAGTCGTTGCTTGGGCAGATCGAGCAGATTTGTCGTGCTTGGCAGCTGACCAAGAGGGGCCTTTGTGGCTGGAAACGAAAGCTGGATGTGGCAATGTACCCCTTGGCGTTGGCCGCAATGTTTGATTACTGATAATAgcatattaataactgtaatcttatatatgatagtgataaatgCATAGTCATAGTAACAGCTCTATATTCTTTCTCTGACATAGCAATATATGAAATCCATAGCTCAACAGAGCCTGCTCGTCTCTCGTTAAAGCACCAGAGGCTCACGTCCCCTTCGCTTGGAATAtagatatccattttttttctggagtgccaataaaatgaaaagcgaaaaagttttatacaaaaatatattaaagggaATATTACATAGATTGCAAATTGCACACCACTGTGAACAGAGTATAATCAAAAGATAGAAAACagtataatgcatatatctttatacaaGTTAATGTTCGAATgctacacacaaaccaaaaccttaaaaaaaaagaacaaacacctTTTTGGAAAATGCTattgcacgcaccacacacacacacacacacacacacaccgatatatatatatatatatatatatatatatatatatatatatatatatatatatatatatattgaatattcacAAACTGGAATTCACACACGCCCAcgcgcatatgcacacgcacacccacacccacccatccacacacacacacacacacacacacacacacacacacacacacacacacacacacacacacacacacacacacacacacacacacacacacacacacacacacacacacacacacacacaacacacacacacacacacacataatcacacacacacacttatacttgTACTGTacatattcaaatacacacatttatgcatatatataactgcacATGCAGCCCCTATAAAGTAGCGCATGATCAGTAAAAGGTTATGCTTCTTCCAGCGTTTATCGGATTGCCCAAAGGTCTCTGGCTAATTGGTTGGATTTCGTGAAGGTTCGCGATGAAACGAGAGGCCCTGTCGCACTAGCACTTCCTCCATACACTTTCACTAGGAACTTGTGCGCGCAGATGACTCCAACCCTGCGTGTTTACAGAGAATACCGTTGACGTGTAAACAAACAGGGTCACATCCGAGTCCTGTACTTTCACCAGCAGGTCATGCACATACCACAAGTTAGGGTACTGACTCATGCTttctatgaaaagaaaagaaaaaatacctcgTCCACGAAACAGCAGCAAGAAAGCAAACCTTTCCATGGTTGTGCGGAATATTTACTAGTTGCGAGTCACAAGAATCATCATATACATTATCTTAAACAAATATGAATAGGTAAAGGATGCTACTATATGTAAAGAacgcaaagaaaagagaaatctaTAATACTAGGTTATGTTCGCATGGCCTTTAATTCTATTCATCAGTCAAAACAATCTAGTAGTATAGACTGTCTGCAGCACAAGATCAAGACGAAAATCATAAATAAAGCGGTCGTTTGCGCCTTCGTCTGTGAGCACCCCGCGTGCCTCGGATTCACGCGGAAACGTAATACTGACGTGCTAGTGTGCCAGGGCCTTGCAGGATTACTCACTATTGCAAGCCGTCATGGAATATCAGTGTACGTCGGTTGGAGATTTCATGATAAACTTTATGTATTACGCCTGGATTTTTTTCCTGTTCCACGGTCTTGATTTgtccgtttctttcttttatatagttAAATTTATTCCAGtctgttttactttatttccttACTGCATTTTTAATCAACCATAAACGTCTTTATGGGCTACTGTTGAAACACTTTCCTCATTAAGGACACTTTAAAGACATTCTCATTGCATCTGTCTAATGAACACATTGAAGGCACTGCAATAACAAGGACAGTTGTACATCAAAagcaaaacaataattatttcaAAAGACACCCACATTGTACGCAATCAAAATTGAGAGCCAGAATGAAGGCTAACTTGGATATTTTCCACTATGTAAACCGGGAAGAATAGAAACGTTTTGTTATTAGGAAAGTGCCTCATGGAAAGAAagggatttctttttatttttgaaagtgTCTTAACATCTTCCCAAAGAAACCGGGTACAGTCAGGTAAAAACCTATTACTTATCATTAACTTAAATAATGCCTATCGTCACTTCTGTGTTTTAGTTCGGGGTTGAGCAGAAACTGTTCCTGCATGGGCTGATCATCAGTTATTCTCGTTCAGTTCCAATATGTAAATGCTAAACTATTTTATGTatgcacaaaaaaatttatatatcctggTTCCTGGATCAAGGTAATGTTCGGCACAGATTGCTTtattgtgtatacatgtatatatatatatatatatatatatatatatatatatatatatatatatatatatatatatatatatatatatatatatatataatctggtgTACCGACACTGCAACGGTGTATTGTCCGATAGAACGACGCATCAAACTTTGATCTCTTTCAGACCATAATTTCGAGCGATCAAAATCATCTAATTACGACTTGAAGCGGTGGTCTTATACTGACAATAAACGTCGATCAGCCAAATCGATTTTTCTCCTCCGTGCTCACTTCCAATCACACGAACATTTTCATCACCAACAAAGCGTGCAAATGACTGCTCGTTCCACGCGCGCCCTGGTCGCATTGGCCTATTGCTCGAGAACAACGGTTCCAGACATGGACAGCGCTACTAGAGACCGCACGGGCCTTTTCCCAGAAGCAATGACTATTTCGCAAATTTACACGCAACCGTGTAAACAGAGATGGTGCTGCATCCATAGTCAAATTAAATTTGATTTGATAATCAATCTGTGcttaatatacaaaattacaaaaatagtaATGGATGCGATAGGTATAATAAAGAATGCAAAAccaatttatttcatattttcaattattatagttttttttgctGTTCGTTTGCGAGGTTACATTCAAACGACGCTGGTCATGCGCTGAAAACCAGCCCATGCGCATGCGAATCCGCGTGCGTCAAGGAGTCCTCGCACGCCGTGCTGGCGATAAAGCGCtcgtgtgacccccccccccctttagatcATCACCTCTTCTTCCGTCTTCTGGTATGTCAATTTTTTCCGTCCCCTTCTCCTATGTCGTCATCTTCCCCGTGACCTCCACCTATGACGTCACTCCCAGCCATCTCACGTAGCCCGCGAGAGGTAGTCCGCCCTGAGGACGGCATACGAAGTGTAGTCATTGTTCGGGAAGTAGTCCTGCAGGGAAGCGTTGAGGATGACCGCCGTCCCAACCAGGATGACGTAGATGGTGAAGGAGACCCACCAGCACACCCGCTCCCACCGCCTCCTCTGCAGGTTCCGGAGGATGCTCACGCCCACCAGCACGCCCGCGATGGCCCCGCCCAGGTGAGCCATGTGCCCCGTCTGCGAATGAGGAAGGTTCATGAAGAGAGGGAACGAAGGGTGTCCTCATGGCAGGGATTTCGCTTTTATCTAATTCCGTTCAGATTTTTTTCCTATCAtcgtctatatatttttatcttgatATCTTATTACTTTAACATCTAAATATGTGTATCTTTCTCCTTACACCTTCACACATCAATATATCTACATTCATCTTACTCTTTCTACCTTcatgtacacatatctatatctatatcttcatttGAATATCAGCTTTCTCTACATCAGCGTTGAAAGGCGAGAGAATGAACAAAGGAGCGTATGTCTCACGTTCGAGGGCGTGGCGCTGCCGTAGGTGTCGTAGAAGGCGTAGCTCAGATCCAGGACGCtgacgaagataatgatgatcagCTGAAGCCAGCGGTACTCCATCTCCGACCAGTTCTGCGGGAAGACGggggtggcggaggaggagggccaATTAATCAGCTGGGCAtcgtgttgtatgttgtgtgtttcatAATGCTTGATGgcttcccacacatacacacacactctgactGCCCTTTAATAGTTCCTCGCAAACACCCTCTCTTGCCCAACATCCAAACGcaaactctcccctccctcttcccctcttaaaCAAACACCCaatctctcacttcctttcccttttccacccaTACGCAGTCTTCTCCTCCGATAAATAGGCAGCTAGTTCCtcctgtccctttcccctctgaggtACAAACACCCAATCTCACACCCACATGCTAACTCaaaccttctcttcttttttcattcccaaACACATAAAcgcccattctctccctctcttttccccaacACACAAACGCCACCTCTTTCTACTccagccccttccctcccctcccctccactctctctctcgctctctctctctctctctctctctctctctctctctctctctctctctctctctctctctctctctctctctccatcatctcattccctcccttcccctccctcttcccctcccgcaACCCCTTACCAAAACGAGGTTCCCCGCGTGCGCGTACATGACCGAGTAGACTCCCCCCGACGCCCCCGCCAGGTACATGGACGGGGCCGTGAGGGAGTGCGCGAGGGACCCGGCAAGGACACCGGCGACGTACACCAGCATGATCCTCCACCAGCGATGCACGAGTTCGAGGAGGACGCCGAAGAGGAGCTGCATCACGAGGTTGGTCACGAGGTGTAGccagctggtgtgtgtgtggggtggggggggggggggggaggaggtcgagTAGGAGATGAATTAGTGAAGGATGCTTGGgttacctgcctgcctgtctgcccgtctatttgcctgcctgtctgtctgtttgcttgtttgcttgcttgcttgcttgcttgtttgtttgcctgcctgccCTCCTAACtacctgtctgtcctgtctgtttgcctgcctgcctgtctgtccgtctacctgcctgcctgcctgcctgtctgtcttcttgCCTGCtagcctgcctgtctgcctgcctgcccgcctacctgcctgtctgtctgtgtcttttcgTCAGttagtctgtctctctttctacccgtttggtgtctgtctgtctgtctgcctgcctgcctgcctgtctctctcacgttctgtctgtctgccgcgTGACCGTCTATACTTTCTATTTATCGATCTCTctcctgtgtgtatgtttgtctgtcttcttctctttatgcgtgtctgcctgcctgtctgcctgccattctgtctgtctttctgcctgtctgtcaatcTTGTTATACGTATTATAGATATTtaatcatttacatattcatttatttatctgttgtgtGCATAAACAGTATAACACATCGGAATAGAAaacgagatgataataacaataatcattataaaacaaaaaaaaaacaaaaaaaacaacaacaacagaaccgaTGCCGCAATATTGCACAAAACTCGAAGAACCGCATTGCAAAACCAGCCTCGCAACCACTCACCCTGAATGAATGAGGGCGTAGCTGACGAACCGCCAAGCCTCGTAGCGCCTGTAGGGATTGTAGATGAGAGGCGAGTAGATGGGCGCCGGGCCAGACGCGCCCATCGGTCGGTCCATGTCGAAGGCGTAGTAGGTGAACACGCcgatctgtggggggggggggggggtgatggggaaggagagagagagagagagagaaaatggaggggaGGTAGgcagggaggtaggtaggtaggtaggtaggtaggtaggtaggtagggagggagggagggagggagggagggagggagggagggagggagggaggagggagggagggagagagagagagagaagagagatagaggagagagagagaagagagagagagagagagagagagagagagagagagagagagagagagagagagagagagagagagagagagagagagagcattaaaaACGCATTTCAAGTAgaaagcatcacacacacacacacacacacacacacacacacacacacacacacacacacacacacacacacacacacacacacacacacacacacacacacacacacacacacacacccacacacacacacacacacacacaccacacacacacacacacacacacacacacacacacacacacacacacacacgcccacgaaAGCCCTACCTCCACCAGCGACGCGAGGACCATGAAGAAGGGCGGAGGGCAGCAGCGGTAGTACTCGATGTAGCGCCTCGCCTCCGCCGTCCTCTCGCCTCGGGGCAGGATGCTGAGGGCGGCGCGGTTGAAGCCCTGGCGCCCCTCGCCACGCGTCCTCGCCTCCTCcgtctggggggggagggaggggggaggggagggggagggagggagggagggagggagggagggagggagggagggagggagggagggggaggggggggagggagggagggagggagggagggagggagggagggaggaggaagggaggaggaggagggaggggaggagggggagggtggagaaggggtggagggagggaaagggggaaaggggggaggggggagggcagtaggtcggagaagggaggtggaggggggtgagcGTGGAGGTTGGGCagtggaggtgaaggtgaaggtggagggtAGGTGGTACAGGCCGCAGAAGAggttaaaaaaggaagggggaagaaggaaagaaaaatgacttTGAGAAAGGAAACGAATCTGTGTgaaatgcttgattttttttccgaaGGCAATTCTCATTATAAGGAATATACATCAAAGACATTCAcacctttctttaaaaaaaaaaatctactgatcacaacatcaataataacaacaacaaacacagaaaaaaaaactcacgaatTGCATGTACTCCTCATAGCTAAGATAGCCATCGTAGTTCTTGTCGGCCTCCTGCAGAAGCTGAATGACGAGGGCGTTGGCGAGGCCATCGGCGTCCTTGGTCCTGAGGATGCGCTCCTTGAGGCGGGCCAGGGGGATCCTGCGCTTCCTGTCGGGGTCCTGCAGGTCCCAGAACTCCTGCGCGATCTGTCGGTAGCGGTCGGGCGGCTGCTTagggtgcgagggggggggggcgaagggtgcaggaagaggggggaggggaagaagggagagggggaagggggaagagggcaagaggggaaaaggggaagaagggcaaagggagagagggaaggggagagcagaagaagggaaaaaggaaagtaatGGAGTGGGGTGCAGGAGGGAaagtgtgagaaagaaaaagagaagaaggaaagagggggagaggggaagaggggaagaagggaagaggggaagagaagaagaagggaacaggaggaa
It encodes the following:
- the LOC119590021 gene encoding rhomboid-related protein 2-like isoform X1, which codes for MYKMTRVDAMEFQPEYNSVRLNDPPDRYRQIAQEFWDLQDPDRKRRIPLARLKERILRTKDADGLANALVIQLLQEADKNYDGYLSYEEYMQFTEEARTRGEGRQGFNRAALSILPRGERTAEARRYIEYYRCCPPPFFMVLASLVEIGVFTYYAFDMDRPMGASGPAPIYSPLIYNPYRRYEAWRFVSYALIHSGWLHLVTNLVMQLLFGVLLELVHRWWRIMLVYVAGVLAGSLAHSLTAPSMYLAGASGGVYSVMYAHAGNLVLNWSEMEYRWLQLIIIIFVSVLDLSYAFYDTYGSATPSNTGHMAHLGGAIAGVLVGVSILRNLQRRRWERVCWWVSFTIYVILVGTAVILNASLQDYFPNNDYTSYAVLRADYLSRAT
- the LOC119590021 gene encoding rhomboid-related protein 2-like isoform X2, with the translated sequence MYKMTRVDAMEFQPEYNSVRLNDIAQEFWDLQDPDRKRRIPLARLKERILRTKDADGLANALVIQLLQEADKNYDGYLSYEEYMQFTEEARTRGEGRQGFNRAALSILPRGERTAEARRYIEYYRCCPPPFFMVLASLVEIGVFTYYAFDMDRPMGASGPAPIYSPLIYNPYRRYEAWRFVSYALIHSGWLHLVTNLVMQLLFGVLLELVHRWWRIMLVYVAGVLAGSLAHSLTAPSMYLAGASGGVYSVMYAHAGNLVLNWSEMEYRWLQLIIIIFVSVLDLSYAFYDTYGSATPSNTGHMAHLGGAIAGVLVGVSILRNLQRRRWERVCWWVSFTIYVILVGTAVILNASLQDYFPNNDYTSYAVLRADYLSRAT